The Vicia villosa cultivar HV-30 ecotype Madison, WI linkage group LG1, Vvil1.0, whole genome shotgun sequence genome includes a region encoding these proteins:
- the LOC131606997 gene encoding transcription factor RAX3-like: protein MGRAPCCDKANVKKGPWSPEEDSKLKAYIQQHGTAGNWIALPKKIGLKRCGKSCRLRWLNYLRPNLRHGRFSEEEDNIICSLYVNIGSRWSVIAAQLPGRTDNDIKNHWNTRLKKKLLTNQRNEQQSQIKRENTCSIQDYNNKLKEVELYGNHHQLQAVNSNIYFPEDQLYYPSTMNNITCAGLSYVNQQEKDNGSANLNSTESTSWGDMRSLINSPLVSDYEGCQQDVVSFDESMFYGMIQTQ, encoded by the exons ATGGGAAGAGCACCTTGCTGTGACAAAGCCAATGTTAAAAAAGGTCCATGGTCGCCAGAAGAAGACTCTAAACTCAAAGCTTATATCCAACAACATGGCACTGCTGGCAATTGGATAGCTCTTCCCAAGAAAATAG GCCTCAAAAGATGTGGAAAAAGTTGTCGTCTTCGATGGCTAAATTATCTTCGTCCAAATCTTAGACATGGAAGATtctcagaagaagaagataacaTTATTTGCAGCCTCTATGTCAATATTGGAAGCag GTGGTCAGTTATAGCAGCGCAGTTACCAGGACGAACAGATAATGATATAAAAAACCATTGGAACACAAGGTTGAAGAAGAAACTTTTAACAAATCAAAGGAATGAGCAACAATCTCAAATCAAGAGAGAAAATACTTGTTCTATCCAAGACTATAATAATAAGCTTAAGGAAGTTGAGTTGTATGGTAATCATCATCAACTGCAGGCAGTGAATAGTAACATATACTTCCCAGAAGATCAACTATATTATCCATCCACAATGAATAACATAACCTGTGCAGGGTTGTCCTATGTGAACCAGCAAGAAAAAGATAATGGATCAGCGAACTTGAATTCAACAGAAAGCACTAGTTGGGGGGATATGAGGTCTTTGATTAACTCACCTTTGGTTTCTGATTATGAAGGTTGTCAACAA